A genome region from Geobacter pickeringii includes the following:
- a CDS encoding aldehyde dehydrogenase family protein: MSNVSAQINQMIGRAEKATESFRGFDQLQVDRIVAAMARAGVANERKLAEMAVEETGIGNVEDKVIKNHFGTQVVYDYMKGKPSVGIIEEEDGILSIAEPFGIIAAVTPVTNPAATTLFKALIALKGRNVICFAFHPKAQKCSEAAARIMLEAAVEAGAPADCIQWVTEPSIEATDALMRHPDVALVIATGGGAMVKAAYSSGHPALGVGPGNVPVFIEKSANLEIAIPDVIASKTFDNGTICSSDQSVIFDDAQVAGKALQLFKEQGAYLCSEDEKAKLEAVMFDKERGVPAMAIIGKKPQVIAELAGFTIPADVKLLMVPLTTTGPEDWMSHEKLSPVLGWYIVDSRDKAISAAVCQLEFGGAGHSAVVFTEDEEVAKEFALRVPANRVVWNQPSVHGTIGALYNDLVPSLTLGCGAMGGNITTENVGFKNLLNIKRVARRKAA, from the coding sequence ATGTCGAATGTATCAGCGCAGATCAATCAGATGATAGGACGGGCGGAGAAGGCGACGGAGTCGTTCAGGGGGTTCGATCAGCTACAGGTTGACCGGATCGTGGCCGCCATGGCGCGGGCCGGCGTGGCCAACGAGCGGAAACTTGCTGAAATGGCGGTGGAGGAGACCGGCATCGGCAACGTGGAGGACAAGGTCATCAAGAACCACTTCGGCACCCAGGTTGTCTATGACTACATGAAGGGGAAGCCGTCGGTGGGGATCATCGAGGAAGAGGACGGCATCCTCTCCATCGCCGAGCCCTTCGGCATCATCGCCGCCGTCACCCCGGTGACGAACCCGGCCGCCACGACCCTCTTCAAGGCCCTCATCGCCCTCAAGGGGCGCAACGTCATCTGCTTCGCCTTCCACCCCAAGGCCCAGAAGTGCAGCGAGGCGGCTGCCCGGATCATGCTGGAGGCCGCCGTCGAGGCGGGTGCCCCGGCCGACTGCATCCAGTGGGTCACCGAGCCCTCCATCGAGGCAACCGATGCCCTCATGAGGCATCCCGACGTGGCCCTGGTCATCGCCACCGGCGGCGGTGCCATGGTGAAGGCAGCTTACAGCTCGGGGCACCCGGCCCTTGGCGTCGGACCGGGGAACGTGCCGGTCTTCATCGAGAAGAGCGCCAACCTGGAGATCGCCATCCCTGATGTGATCGCTTCCAAGACCTTCGACAACGGTACCATCTGCTCCTCGGACCAGTCGGTCATCTTCGACGATGCCCAAGTGGCGGGAAAGGCGCTCCAGCTCTTCAAAGAGCAGGGGGCTTACCTCTGCAGCGAGGACGAGAAGGCCAAGCTGGAAGCGGTGATGTTCGACAAGGAGCGCGGCGTTCCGGCCATGGCGATTATCGGCAAGAAACCGCAGGTTATTGCCGAACTGGCCGGGTTCACCATTCCCGCCGACGTGAAGCTCCTCATGGTGCCGCTGACCACCACCGGCCCCGAGGACTGGATGAGCCACGAGAAACTCTCGCCGGTCCTTGGCTGGTACATCGTAGACAGCAGGGACAAGGCCATCTCCGCCGCCGTCTGCCAGTTGGAGTTTGGCGGCGCCGGCCACTCGGCCGTGGTCTTCACCGAGGACGAAGAGGTGGCCAAAGAGTTCGCCCTCCGGGTACCGGCCAACCGGGTCGTCTGGAACCAGCCCTCGGTCCACGGCACCATCGGCGCCCTCTACAACGACCTGGTGCCGTCTCTTACTCTCGGCTGTGGCGCCATGGGTGGCAACATCACCACCGAGAACGTCGGTTTCAAGAACCTCCTCAACATCAAGCGGGTTGCCAGAAGAAAGGCCGCGTAG